The following are encoded together in the Thermococcus sibiricus MM 739 genome:
- a CDS encoding bifunctional L-myo-inositol-1-phosphate cytidylyltransferase/CDP-L-myo-inositol myo-inositolphosphotransferase, with protein sequence MKAVILAAGLGTRMGKLSSKLPKGLMKVAGREILYRTMKTLEKQGIEEFVIVTNPLYKEKFEEFLRKNNFRYQLVINNFPEKGNGYSLYLARLHVSEKFVLVMSDHIYEEVFMKEALKGKGLVVDKEGSFTNREEATKVKIENRRVTDIGKTLEEYDALDTGFFVLEAEIFDIIEKLLQEKESLELSEIVKEAQLEVSEVSGLFWMDIDTPEDIKKAKKFLIKNAVKGSGDGIVSRYLNRRISTKISELLVDYVEPIHMTMLSFVVGIVAAVAAFFSPPLGGVLYQLNSILDGVDGEIARAAMKTSKFGGYFDSILDRYVDFFVLLALALHLNPDIWGWAIVSLALFGSTMVSYSTERYKGEYFVNIYKTIPRMKYLFGKRDERTFITMILCLIGKIEWIFLTLAVVTNVRVFITLHLVRKSRNS encoded by the coding sequence ATGAAAGCAGTAATTTTGGCAGCCGGACTTGGAACTCGAATGGGAAAACTTAGCAGTAAACTTCCCAAGGGCTTAATGAAGGTTGCGGGACGGGAAATACTTTACAGGACTATGAAAACTCTTGAAAAGCAAGGAATTGAGGAATTTGTGATTGTTACTAACCCGCTGTACAAAGAGAAGTTTGAGGAATTCTTAAGGAAAAACAACTTCAGATATCAGCTTGTGATTAACAATTTCCCTGAAAAGGGAAATGGATATAGCTTGTATCTTGCTCGTTTGCACGTTTCAGAGAAGTTCGTTTTAGTAATGAGCGACCATATTTATGAAGAGGTATTTATGAAGGAAGCCTTGAAAGGTAAGGGACTTGTGGTTGATAAAGAGGGGAGTTTCACAAATAGAGAAGAAGCCACAAAGGTAAAAATAGAAAACAGAAGGGTAACGGACATTGGAAAGACCTTAGAGGAATATGATGCTTTGGATACTGGATTCTTTGTCCTTGAAGCGGAAATATTTGATATCATCGAAAAACTACTTCAAGAAAAAGAGAGCTTAGAATTATCTGAAATCGTTAAAGAGGCACAATTGGAAGTAAGTGAAGTAAGCGGTCTCTTCTGGATGGACATTGACACGCCGGAGGACATCAAAAAAGCCAAGAAGTTCTTGATAAAAAATGCCGTAAAAGGTAGTGGGGATGGGATTGTATCTAGATATTTAAACAGAAGGATATCTACAAAGATTAGTGAACTTCTCGTTGATTACGTTGAGCCGATTCACATGACGATGCTCTCCTTTGTTGTGGGTATAGTTGCGGCTGTTGCTGCTTTCTTTAGTCCCCCTCTCGGTGGAGTGTTGTATCAGCTGAATTCAATCCTCGATGGAGTTGATGGAGAGATAGCGAGAGCTGCAATGAAAACAAGCAAGTTTGGAGGATATTTTGATTCTATTTTGGATCGATATGTTGACTTTTTCGTACTGTTGGCACTCGCCCTCCATTTAAATCCAGATATATGGGGGTGGGCGATAGTATCCTTGGCTCTCTTCGGATCCACTATGGTAAGCTACTCAACAGAGCGTTACAAAGGTGAATATTTTGTTAACATATATAAAACAATTCCCCGAATGAAATACCTTTTCGGAAAGAGGGATGAAAGGACATTCATAACAATGATTCTTTGTCTGATAGGAAAAATAGAGTGGATTTTCCTGACACTGGCAGTAGTAACCAATGTTAGAGTTTTTATTACATTACATTTGGTGCGAAAAAGTAGAAACTCATAA
- a CDS encoding 2-dehydropantoate 2-reductase: MKIYILGAGSIGSLFGALLSRVGEDVILIGREEHVKEINRNGLKIVGIEEFTVYPEALTRMPSEPPDLIILSTKSHSTEYALECARESIGKNTWILSIQNGLGNEEEALRYTKNVLGGITTNGAMIERWGVVKWVGRGITIIGDYPRGISPFTAELIEIFNKAGLKTELSENIEGWKWSKAIVNSAINPIGAIMEVKNVKILENEYLLKLAKEVVKEGCQVATQLGVKFEKHPMELLIETLEQTRENYNSMLQDIRRKKKTEIDFINGKIIEYGRKIGLEVPLNFALWSMVKAKEIPQTK; encoded by the coding sequence ATGAAGATTTACATCCTTGGAGCAGGTTCAATAGGCTCCCTTTTTGGGGCCCTTTTGTCAAGAGTTGGTGAAGATGTGATATTGATAGGTAGAGAAGAGCATGTGAAGGAGATAAATAGGAATGGCCTTAAGATAGTTGGGATTGAGGAATTCACAGTTTATCCGGAAGCTCTCACTCGCATGCCTTCCGAGCCCCCTGATTTAATAATCCTTTCAACAAAGTCACATTCCACTGAATATGCTCTTGAGTGTGCTCGAGAGAGTATCGGGAAAAATACATGGATACTAAGCATACAAAATGGTCTAGGAAATGAAGAAGAGGCTTTAAGATATACAAAAAATGTCTTGGGTGGAATAACGACTAATGGGGCCATGATAGAAAGATGGGGGGTTGTTAAGTGGGTTGGAAGGGGGATCACGATAATAGGGGATTATCCTAGGGGAATAAGTCCGTTTACCGCCGAATTAATAGAGATTTTCAACAAAGCCGGATTAAAAACTGAGCTCAGTGAAAATATTGAAGGATGGAAGTGGTCAAAGGCCATAGTGAATTCCGCAATAAATCCGATTGGCGCTATTATGGAAGTTAAGAATGTGAAGATCTTGGAAAATGAATACCTGCTTAAGTTGGCTAAGGAGGTTGTTAAAGAGGGATGTCAAGTCGCAACCCAACTCGGAGTAAAGTTTGAGAAACATCCAATGGAACTCTTAATTGAAACCCTCGAACAGACGAGAGAAAATTATAACTCCATGCTTCAAGATATTCGACGAAAGAAAAAGACGGAGATAGATTTTATAAATGGTAAAATAATCGAATATGGCAGGAAAATTGGACTAGAGGTGCCATTGAACTTTGCCCTTTGGAGCATGGTGAAAGCCAAGGAGATTCCACAAACTAAATAA
- the proS gene encoding proline--tRNA ligase yields MENVNKVTEVKRERWMNEFSEWYNEMIELAEIQDKRYPVKGMNVWLPYGLRIMRNIENLIHMEMVRTGHNEVLFPALIPESEFEREAEHIAGFHGEVLWVTHAGERPLDVKLILRPTSETAMYPMFNLWIRSHADLPFKIYQIVNVYRYETKHTRPLIRVREISRFFESHTAHDSFEDAERQIREDLEIFDNLAKNLALPYIVSKRPDWDKFPGAFYSLGAEVIMPDGRTLQIGTMHHYKQNFAKAYEITYETEEGTHEYVHQTTFGMSERLVAAIMGVHGDDSGLVLPPTIAPVQVVVIPIPMKESPYDVNAYAKEIAEELKTAGLRIHVDDREDVRPGRKFYDWEIKGVPLRIEVGPKDVEENQAVFARRDTFEKFTVKRENLVEEARKTLDAIIENLYDRAREFLETHIKRVDTLEEAKKLFEDRRGVVELPWCGEKGCGVEMEEILDASMLGIPYPEETAKIEGKKCANCGKDAKYVARFARTY; encoded by the coding sequence ATGGAAAATGTTAACAAAGTAACAGAGGTAAAACGAGAAAGATGGATGAACGAGTTTAGTGAATGGTACAACGAAATGATAGAACTTGCAGAGATTCAAGATAAGAGATATCCAGTGAAGGGAATGAACGTATGGCTACCTTATGGCCTTAGGATCATGAGGAACATAGAAAACTTAATCCATATGGAAATGGTGAGAACTGGGCACAATGAAGTCTTGTTCCCAGCACTAATCCCTGAAAGTGAATTTGAAAGGGAAGCTGAACATATAGCGGGTTTTCATGGAGAAGTTTTATGGGTCACACATGCTGGTGAAAGACCCCTTGATGTAAAACTAATTCTAAGACCCACAAGCGAAACCGCCATGTACCCCATGTTTAATTTATGGATTAGGTCTCATGCGGATCTGCCATTTAAAATATACCAGATAGTTAATGTGTATCGTTATGAAACAAAACACACTAGGCCTTTAATCAGAGTTAGGGAAATAAGTAGGTTCTTCGAATCTCACACTGCACATGATAGCTTTGAGGACGCTGAGAGACAAATAAGAGAAGATCTAGAAATATTTGATAATCTTGCCAAGAACCTCGCGCTGCCATATATAGTTTCAAAGCGGCCTGACTGGGATAAGTTCCCTGGTGCGTTTTATTCACTTGGGGCTGAAGTTATAATGCCAGATGGGAGAACCCTGCAAATTGGTACTATGCACCACTACAAACAGAATTTTGCTAAGGCCTATGAGATTACATATGAGACAGAGGAAGGGACACATGAGTATGTACATCAAACAACATTTGGTATGAGTGAGAGACTTGTGGCTGCCATTATGGGAGTTCATGGAGACGACAGCGGTCTTGTATTGCCTCCAACCATAGCTCCTGTGCAGGTAGTGGTAATTCCAATTCCAATGAAAGAGTCACCCTACGATGTAAATGCATATGCTAAAGAAATAGCAGAAGAGCTCAAAACTGCGGGCCTGAGAATTCATGTGGATGATAGAGAGGATGTAAGGCCCGGAAGAAAGTTCTATGATTGGGAAATCAAAGGAGTGCCACTGAGAATCGAAGTCGGTCCAAAAGATGTCGAGGAAAACCAAGCAGTATTTGCTAGAAGAGACACGTTTGAAAAGTTCACAGTGAAGAGAGAGAACCTCGTTGAAGAGGCCAGGAAGACCCTTGATGCAATCATAGAGAATCTCTACGATAGGGCAAGGGAATTCTTAGAGACTCACATAAAGAGAGTAGACACATTGGAGGAAGCTAAAAAGCTCTTTGAAGACAGAAGAGGTGTAGTGGAATTACCATGGTGTGGTGAAAAAGGCTGTGGTGTAGAAATGGAAGAAATACTTGATGCCAGTATGTTGGGGATTCCATACCCTGAAGAAACGGCAAAAATCGAAGGAAAGAAATGTGCTAACTGTGGAAAAGATGCAAAGTATGTAGCAAGATTTGCAAGAACCTATTAG
- a CDS encoding NAD(P)-dependent oxidoreductase: protein MKPKVLVLFNMKSNAMKLLKEYCDVDVMVYPTKEEVLQVIGAYDGLIVSPLNLVDKEIIEHGKKLKVISTQSAGYDHIDINAATEKGIYVTKVSGILSEAVAEFAVGLTIALLRKIAYSDRFIRKGLWDSHKTIWGWYKEMETLHGKKIGILGMGSIGKGIARRMKAMNTEIYYWSRTRKEDIEKEVNAKWLPINDVLKESDIVILALPSTPETYHIINEETLELLKGKYLVNVGRGSLVDEKVLIKALKEGNLKGFATDVFEKEPIQESELFEMEWETVLTPHHAGLAQEAMEDMALQAVNNLLEILMGNVSENLVNRDVLKVRPIEDIKMF, encoded by the coding sequence ATGAAGCCAAAAGTGTTAGTATTGTTTAACATGAAAAGTAATGCCATGAAACTCCTAAAAGAATATTGTGATGTTGATGTTATGGTCTATCCGACCAAGGAAGAAGTGCTGCAAGTAATAGGAGCATATGATGGGTTAATAGTCTCTCCACTAAATCTTGTAGATAAGGAAATCATAGAACATGGCAAAAAACTTAAAGTGATAAGCACCCAGTCAGCAGGCTACGATCATATAGATATTAATGCAGCTACTGAAAAGGGTATATACGTTACCAAAGTTAGCGGGATTCTAAGCGAAGCAGTTGCGGAGTTTGCTGTTGGATTAACAATAGCACTTCTAAGAAAAATAGCTTATTCAGATAGATTTATCAGAAAGGGTCTCTGGGATTCCCACAAAACCATATGGGGATGGTACAAAGAAATGGAAACCTTACATGGCAAAAAAATTGGAATCTTAGGAATGGGATCCATTGGAAAGGGGATAGCAAGAAGAATGAAAGCAATGAACACAGAAATCTATTACTGGAGCAGGACCAGAAAAGAAGACATTGAGAAAGAAGTAAACGCCAAATGGCTTCCGATTAATGATGTATTAAAAGAAAGCGATATAGTGATATTGGCACTCCCATCCACTCCTGAAACTTATCACATAATTAATGAGGAAACGCTTGAACTTTTAAAAGGGAAATATCTGGTGAACGTGGGTAGAGGTAGCCTCGTAGATGAGAAAGTCCTCATAAAGGCATTAAAAGAAGGGAATCTTAAAGGATTCGCTACAGACGTTTTTGAAAAAGAGCCCATTCAAGAAAGTGAACTTTTCGAGATGGAGTGGGAAACAGTATTAACTCCCCATCATGCTGGGCTAGCACAAGAAGCTATGGAAGACATGGCACTCCAGGCGGTTAATAATTTGCTTGAAATCTTAATGGGGAATGTTTCCGAGAACCTCGTAAACAGGGATGTGTTAAAAGTAAGACCAATAGAAGATATTAAGATGTTCTAA
- a CDS encoding carboxypeptidase M32: MSDEIFQKETIKQILGHYKKIWAIGHAQSVLGWDMEVNMPKMGITERSVARGELSVLSQSLTLDPKFLELVEKAAALEDLNEYEKGVVRVLQRDIKIAKAFPPEFVRELSEVRSKATMAWAEAKEKDNFRKFEPWLDRIIELSKKAAEYLEYEEYPYDALLDLYEEGLRTRYLEPIFSKLEKDLKPILDKILEEGKVPKEHPLETEKYDTESMKEVNLKILELLGYPLGVKGRLDISPHPFTTEFGIHDVRITTRYEGFDFRRTLLAVVHEFGHALYELQIDEKLMFSPIAGGVSLGVHESQSRFWENIIGRSREFVELIYPVLKEKLPFMNKYSAEDLYTYFNMVRPDYIRVEADEVTYNMHILLRYKLEKMMVNESVKAKDLPELWNEEMERLLGIRPKNYKEGILQDIHWAHATVGYFPTYSLGTLLATQIKSYISKDMPDFYEKIARGEFGPIREWLREKVHKYGSTYPPTELLERSFGESVNPEYFIKYLKEKYLD, encoded by the coding sequence ATGAGTGATGAAATATTTCAAAAGGAGACCATAAAACAAATTTTGGGACATTATAAAAAGATATGGGCAATAGGGCATGCCCAAAGTGTTTTGGGATGGGACATGGAAGTTAATATGCCCAAAATGGGAATAACAGAAAGAAGTGTAGCCAGAGGGGAGCTTTCTGTTTTAAGTCAGAGTTTAACGCTGGATCCAAAGTTCCTTGAGCTGGTTGAAAAAGCCGCAGCTTTGGAAGATTTAAACGAATACGAAAAAGGTGTCGTAAGAGTTCTTCAGAGAGACATAAAAATCGCAAAAGCTTTCCCACCAGAGTTCGTTAGGGAACTCAGTGAAGTAAGAAGCAAGGCTACAATGGCTTGGGCCGAAGCTAAAGAAAAAGATAACTTTAGAAAGTTTGAACCTTGGCTTGACAGGATAATCGAACTCTCAAAGAAAGCTGCGGAATACTTAGAGTATGAAGAATATCCATATGATGCTCTCTTAGACCTCTACGAAGAGGGACTTAGAACAAGATATCTTGAGCCTATTTTTTCAAAACTTGAGAAAGACCTGAAACCAATATTGGATAAAATTCTCGAAGAAGGCAAAGTTCCAAAAGAACATCCATTAGAAACAGAAAAATATGACACTGAATCAATGAAAGAGGTCAACTTGAAAATCCTTGAGCTCTTAGGATATCCATTAGGCGTAAAAGGAAGACTCGATATCTCACCCCACCCCTTCACAACCGAATTTGGAATCCACGATGTTAGAATAACAACAAGATACGAGGGCTTTGATTTCAGAAGGACTCTCCTCGCAGTAGTTCACGAATTTGGACACGCCCTTTATGAGTTACAGATAGACGAAAAGCTCATGTTCTCGCCAATAGCAGGTGGAGTTTCTCTTGGGGTCCATGAAAGTCAAAGCAGATTCTGGGAAAATATAATCGGGAGAAGCAGAGAATTTGTAGAGCTTATTTATCCAGTTTTAAAAGAAAAACTGCCTTTCATGAATAAATACTCTGCAGAGGATCTCTACACATATTTCAATATGGTAAGACCAGATTATATTAGAGTAGAAGCTGATGAAGTCACATACAACATGCACATTCTCCTTAGATACAAACTCGAAAAAATGATGGTGAATGAATCTGTAAAGGCCAAAGACTTGCCAGAACTCTGGAACGAGGAAATGGAAAGACTCCTTGGGATAAGACCTAAGAACTACAAAGAAGGAATCCTTCAGGATATACACTGGGCCCATGCCACAGTAGGTTATTTCCCCACATACAGTCTTGGAACATTGTTAGCAACCCAAATCAAAAGTTATATATCAAAGGATATGCCTGACTTCTATGAAAAAATAGCAAGAGGAGAATTCGGCCCAATAAGAGAATGGCTCAGGGAGAAGGTACACAAGTATGGAAGCACTTACCCACCAACTGAGCTCTTAGAGAGGAGCTTTGGAGAGAGTGTAAACCCAGAGTACTTCATCAAATACCTAAAAGAGAAATACTTGGATTGA
- the pcp gene encoding pyroglutamyl-peptidase I codes for MKVLVTGFEPFGEEKINPSWEAVKNLSKEINEAEIIKKRLPVSFKAIKKKLPKIIDESMPEVIILTGQAGGRVNINVERVAINVMDSKKEDNDGYKPEDEPIFENAPAAYFSTLPIRRIVNALKHNKIPATISNTAGTYVCNTAMYVALHHTTLNGLNAKTGFIHVPYIPEQVLEKTQPFMSLEMIEKAIEIAIKESIKS; via the coding sequence GTGAAAGTTTTAGTTACAGGGTTTGAGCCTTTTGGGGAAGAAAAAATAAACCCTTCTTGGGAAGCTGTTAAAAATCTCTCAAAAGAGATCAACGAGGCCGAAATTATCAAAAAGAGACTTCCAGTATCATTCAAGGCCATCAAAAAGAAACTACCAAAAATTATTGATGAATCCATGCCCGAGGTAATAATTTTAACCGGGCAAGCTGGAGGTAGAGTGAATATTAATGTCGAGAGAGTTGCCATAAATGTAATGGACTCAAAAAAAGAAGATAATGACGGATATAAACCAGAAGATGAACCAATTTTTGAAAACGCTCCTGCAGCATACTTTTCCACTCTACCAATAAGAAGGATCGTAAATGCGCTCAAACACAATAAGATTCCCGCTACAATCTCAAATACTGCTGGAACTTATGTGTGTAACACAGCGATGTATGTTGCTCTACATCACACCACATTAAATGGGTTAAATGCCAAAACAGGCTTTATTCACGTACCATACATCCCTGAACAGGTTTTGGAAAAAACACAACCCTTTATGAGCCTTGAAATGATAGAGAAAGCAATAGAAATAGCAATAAAAGAAAGTATAAAAAGCTAA
- a CDS encoding geranylgeranyl reductase family protein, whose protein sequence is MVKLMRYDVAIIGGGPVGNYLANLLASEFKVVVLEAKNSFGGKACTGIMGAENYEKLNLPKEAIINKLRGAVFYSRIQSFEIERPTPQAYVVDRKLLERKLAENAIRHGAEYYMGARFLGFKNRKAIVQRFNEKFEIEADFYVGADGLNSKVAQEIGARTDAEFLSGYEVEVVGDFNRTDFVEIWVNKEINNEFFMWLAPINNFNARLGTFGTYDRLFRFLKLKLLKETNIVEIKAGNVGLGFRKPWVKGNIALVGDAALQIKPLTAGGIVYGMLCSHALRYSIRRGNLKMYEDLCKDIKKQISFGLRIRRLFKALNQDQIEKFFEIFSSDEAKNVIETYADFDDHKKTISAIVKNPKLLARGLRVFPMLLRYLV, encoded by the coding sequence TTGGTGAAGCTCATGAGATATGATGTTGCAATAATTGGTGGAGGTCCTGTGGGTAATTATCTAGCAAATCTTCTTGCAAGTGAGTTCAAAGTTGTGGTTTTAGAGGCAAAGAACTCTTTTGGAGGAAAAGCTTGTACTGGAATTATGGGAGCGGAAAACTATGAAAAGCTCAATCTTCCTAAAGAAGCTATTATTAACAAATTAAGAGGAGCAGTATTTTATTCGAGAATACAGAGCTTTGAGATAGAAAGACCAACTCCTCAAGCATATGTAGTAGATAGAAAGTTATTAGAACGAAAACTTGCGGAAAACGCTATCAGACATGGTGCAGAGTATTATATGGGGGCTAGATTTTTAGGATTTAAGAATAGAAAGGCCATTGTCCAGAGGTTCAATGAAAAGTTTGAAATTGAGGCCGATTTCTACGTGGGGGCTGACGGACTAAATAGCAAGGTGGCTCAAGAGATTGGAGCGAGAACCGATGCTGAGTTTTTAAGTGGATACGAAGTCGAAGTTGTTGGAGATTTCAATAGAACGGATTTTGTGGAAATATGGGTGAACAAAGAGATTAATAACGAATTCTTCATGTGGTTAGCCCCTATAAATAACTTCAATGCCAGATTGGGAACCTTTGGTACATATGACCGTCTCTTTCGGTTTTTGAAACTTAAACTTCTTAAAGAAACCAATATTGTGGAGATAAAAGCAGGCAATGTAGGTTTAGGTTTTAGAAAACCTTGGGTAAAGGGAAATATTGCACTGGTGGGAGATGCAGCACTTCAAATAAAGCCATTAACTGCAGGAGGAATTGTTTACGGAATGCTTTGCTCTCATGCTCTTAGATACTCAATTAGAAGAGGAAATCTAAAAATGTATGAAGATCTCTGCAAGGATATAAAGAAACAAATTTCCTTTGGCCTTAGGATTAGACGACTTTTCAAAGCTCTCAATCAGGATCAGATTGAAAAATTCTTTGAGATATTTTCCAGCGATGAAGCCAAAAACGTTATTGAAACATATGCCGACTTTGATGATCATAAAAAGACCATAAGTGCTATTGTGAAAAATCCCAAGCTCCTTGCTAGAGGTTTAAGGGTTTTCCCAATGCTTTTGAGATATCTTGTATAG
- a CDS encoding D-2-hydroxyacid dehydrogenase, producing the protein MKVLVAAPLHEKAIEVLKNAGLEVVYEEYPDQDRLKELVKDVSGIIVRSKPKVTKEIIDAAPSLKVIARAGVGLDNVDVEYAKSKGIEVVNAPTASSRSVAELAVALMFNIARKVAFADRKIREGAWPKKQCMGFELEGKTLGIIGFGRIGYNVGKIAKTIGMNVLLYDVYKNYERAKEIGAEFVELEYLLKNSDVITIHVPLLESTYHLINEEKLKLMKSTAVLINTSRGPIVDTNALVKALEEGWIAGAALDVFEEEPLPKDHPLTKFDNVILTPHIGASTVEAQARAGMEVAEKVVKVLVG; encoded by the coding sequence ATGAAAGTATTGGTGGCTGCACCGTTACACGAAAAAGCAATCGAGGTTTTAAAGAATGCTGGATTAGAAGTTGTTTATGAAGAATACCCCGATCAAGATAGGCTTAAAGAACTTGTTAAAGACGTTAGCGGAATAATAGTTAGGAGTAAGCCCAAAGTAACAAAGGAAATTATTGATGCTGCTCCAAGTCTTAAAGTGATAGCAAGGGCAGGGGTGGGCCTAGATAATGTAGATGTTGAGTATGCAAAGAGCAAAGGAATCGAGGTAGTCAATGCCCCAACGGCCTCAAGTAGAAGTGTTGCTGAATTGGCCGTGGCATTAATGTTTAACATTGCAAGAAAAGTGGCCTTTGCTGATAGGAAGATAAGAGAAGGAGCATGGCCCAAGAAGCAATGCATGGGGTTTGAACTTGAAGGCAAGACCCTTGGAATAATCGGTTTTGGAAGGATAGGATACAATGTTGGGAAAATCGCAAAGACCATAGGGATGAACGTTCTTCTCTACGATGTATACAAAAATTATGAACGAGCAAAGGAAATAGGAGCAGAGTTTGTTGAACTTGAATATCTCTTAAAGAATAGTGATGTCATTACAATCCACGTTCCTCTCTTGGAGAGCACTTACCACCTGATTAATGAAGAGAAATTAAAGCTCATGAAATCCACTGCAGTGCTTATAAATACATCAAGAGGGCCAATTGTTGATACTAATGCTTTAGTAAAGGCACTTGAAGAAGGATGGATTGCCGGAGCAGCCTTAGATGTCTTTGAGGAGGAACCTCTTCCAAAGGATCACCCATTGACAAAATTTGACAATGTAATACTTACTCCACATATAGGTGCATCTACAGTTGAAGCTCAAGCGAGAGCAGGCATGGAAGTTGCAGAGAAGGTTGTCAAGGTTCTTGTAGGTTAG
- a CDS encoding TIGR00153 family protein, whose translation MPIFGGKEDNVFKAIDEHLEAVGLTIKKLYELMETYLAGDIEKAEVLMKEVENQERVADELRREIEAMLYQGAFLPVNRGDYAKLSELIDSVADAAESAAHALILAKPKTPPDLKKEILDLLNASLETYKLVEKSVKMLNTNVDGAIEYAKKTELAEEDADKIEYTLLRKVFESESITTFAKFIWNQVVTKIGDIADRAEDASDQVLLIALKRRG comes from the coding sequence ATGCCAATATTTGGTGGGAAGGAGGATAATGTCTTTAAAGCTATAGATGAACATCTCGAGGCTGTTGGACTTACAATAAAGAAACTATATGAACTGATGGAGACTTATTTGGCGGGTGACATCGAAAAGGCCGAAGTTTTAATGAAAGAAGTTGAAAATCAAGAAAGGGTTGCTGACGAGCTTAGAAGAGAGATTGAAGCAATGCTCTATCAGGGAGCTTTTCTACCTGTGAATAGAGGAGATTATGCTAAATTGTCTGAACTTATAGATAGCGTAGCAGATGCAGCAGAGAGTGCTGCCCATGCATTAATTCTAGCTAAGCCTAAGACACCCCCAGACCTAAAGAAAGAGATTCTAGATCTATTGAATGCCTCGTTGGAGACATATAAATTAGTGGAAAAGTCAGTGAAGATGCTCAATACTAATGTTGATGGGGCTATTGAGTATGCGAAAAAAACTGAACTTGCAGAAGAAGACGCGGATAAAATTGAGTATACTCTTTTGAGAAAAGTTTTTGAAAGCGAAAGTATAACAACTTTTGCAAAGTTTATATGGAATCAAGTGGTGACTAAAATCGGAGACATAGCTGATAGGGCTGAAGATGCCTCCGACCAGGTATTGTTGATTGCATTAAAAAGGAGGGGTTGA
- a CDS encoding ASCH domain-containing protein → MEWEMGLKEEYLDLIRNGKKKVEGRLYDEKRRQINPGDVIIFEGKLKVKVKSIKKYPSFKEMLEREGIERVLPGVHNIEEGVKIYRQFYTEEEEKKYGVVAIEIEPILEE, encoded by the coding sequence ATGGAATGGGAAATGGGCCTTAAAGAAGAGTATTTAGACCTAATCAGAAATGGAAAAAAGAAGGTCGAGGGAAGGCTTTACGATGAAAAGCGGAGACAGATAAATCCTGGAGATGTGATAATTTTTGAGGGGAAGTTGAAGGTGAAGGTTAAATCTATCAAGAAATATCCTTCCTTTAAGGAGATGCTTGAAAGAGAAGGAATTGAACGAGTTTTGCCAGGAGTTCACAATATTGAAGAAGGAGTGAAAATCTATCGTCAATTTTACACTGAAGAAGAAGAGAAAAAATATGGTGTAGTTGCTATTGAAATTGAGCCGATTCTCGAAGAATAA
- a CDS encoding RNA methyltransferase — MKLKVILVEPEYPINLGAIARVMKNFGVTDLILVNPKVSPNNKIARTFAVHAVDILENAKIHESLEEALNTVDLAIGTSGLAGGDYIPERAPISPEEFAKRLSIYDGEIGLVFGRESRGLDNEELKKLDFTVTIPTSEEYPIMNLSHAVAVILYEVFKQKLKNNPTEVKRRLRKSTRQEREMLVEFWAKFLDTLEYPKDLEKRRFYVLMFKRFLGRGFIYAKEVHSLYGPLRRAIKLLERCKNDIN; from the coding sequence ATGAAGCTAAAGGTGATACTTGTAGAACCAGAATACCCAATAAATTTGGGGGCCATTGCAAGGGTCATGAAAAACTTTGGGGTTACCGATCTCATTCTTGTTAATCCAAAAGTTAGCCCAAACAATAAAATAGCTAGGACGTTTGCAGTTCATGCTGTGGACATTTTAGAAAATGCCAAAATACATGAGAGCCTTGAAGAAGCATTAAATACGGTGGATTTAGCTATCGGGACAAGTGGACTTGCTGGAGGTGATTACATCCCAGAAAGAGCCCCCATATCTCCTGAAGAGTTTGCTAAGCGTCTTTCTATATATGACGGTGAGATAGGGTTAGTCTTTGGAAGAGAAAGTAGGGGATTAGACAATGAAGAGCTTAAAAAGCTAGATTTCACAGTCACCATTCCTACAAGTGAGGAATACCCAATAATGAATTTAAGTCACGCAGTTGCCGTGATACTTTACGAAGTGTTCAAACAAAAATTAAAGAATAACCCAACGGAAGTTAAGCGAAGATTGAGAAAATCAACAAGGCAAGAAAGAGAAATGTTGGTGGAGTTTTGGGCAAAGTTCCTTGACACTCTTGAATATCCAAAGGATTTGGAGAAAAGAAGATTTTATGTTCTAATGTTCAAGCGTTTTTTGGGCAGAGGCTTTATATATGCAAAGGAAGTTCATTCTTTATATGGGCCTTTGAGAAGGGCCATTAAGCTTCTTGAGAGGTGTAAAAATGATATCAATTAA